Proteins co-encoded in one Candidatus Thiodictyon syntrophicum genomic window:
- a CDS encoding S8 family serine peptidase, which yields MIRRIRTPLQGALLVLLALCASLTAAAPPVIDYFSPTGGPAGTEVRLVGANLAPETLTVRIGDLALEVQGGSEEEVRVTIPAGATTDPLRVLTADGEATTAEPFLVSPLTLTLTPTAVNLPLERTAPFTALVAGGPSALVWSVAGGDGGDAVHGTITQGTPAIYQAPDTLPPEPVVRVAVRAVANPAVQAIAEVRLIDPAGGVPDLPLTPADPAHFSVEPEIFQPVSRTRLMVMLREGASLGPVLTASAAANARVVGGLPAIGTAYIEIPDSNDHSAIRALVATLAALPAVEAVAHDALISATALPPATPGTLKVLREKQVYDFATDFIWDWTLAPSRGNWGLEYANFPQVWNLKAHVGKFDRRIEVGLSDTRTFRIHPDLSGTVIWEGVTDQTVTEGHGSHVAGTIAATWGDGKGIDGASPFAVIASQPSNGGIGMGTWGAFFTSLGDMLYGQMRRLIHARPDVRVINSSQGYNWKKNGRKNWTYDGNGDGNYTDPGDYYLPALFSGQPDPAAGGEIRLTRVPSTPDNNPVIRAFVEAQGKIARRVAWWADPTRHPESGRNVMFVVSAGNDRWDIAGQLHSDPAQFDDPNIPVRAAQWNVISAQYNSPMAWAAYNGAGNVIVVEALDKTDNRANIIRAEFSGIANNMVGAQFYFSAPGVDVLSSVPLWEKPDGTFTDEAATGASRFSGYAEYSGTSMAAPHVSGLVAWLLSVDPELTTAQVLECLRQTSRGGGGAAPAIDAFAAMVYIDSIRTADPGKRKWVQKALVNIDDGSLDGNDRLVTADAHGSGIAPPAAPTWRIDLADFRRFRDALLQVQARGAFLDGPLDSLKRDLNGDRLIQAPALENVYPRVDFNGDGVATADDLAVMADPDLWNDAQIDDSGMNAAALLAELTDLIDSGDLKLDPGTLFAGGGIDRIHVTAKVTLGGGVTRTWQTDILPEHVAGAAGDLRRVLTVPSGKPVRILAAGYQGAVRRFFVLPPEATTTLTVEAGSDRELRLAQADVRVFPEQIVGRYQTNLNFDLRFQIEGASVAMDPEFYQVAFTVPPNLGTISAASVSAASSFNLSTGSTPGRYSFQAVVTDADGESILPADQPALTGAVTVRTAVIRAPAGLALDSVGNLYVTDSDAGTLTFIPPGGVGRVILSGLDQPGDVEVDSRGRSLLVAQAEGKVGRYYFGLTGTVRDTAGALLTGALVHVETPAGTLPGDASPENAFRTNDNGEFHVPDLLAPAMGGGAPTVVVTVSHRGQTKAWPVALNPVGPTFVELVFTE from the coding sequence ATGATCAGGCGAATCCGTACCCCCCTTCAAGGCGCGCTGCTGGTGCTGCTCGCCCTCTGCGCATCGCTGACGGCCGCCGCGCCGCCGGTCATCGACTACTTCAGCCCGACGGGCGGCCCGGCGGGCACCGAAGTCCGTCTGGTCGGTGCCAACCTGGCACCCGAGACGCTGACAGTCAGGATCGGAGACCTCGCCCTGGAGGTGCAGGGCGGCAGCGAAGAGGAGGTCAGGGTGACCATTCCGGCGGGCGCCACGACCGACCCGCTGCGGGTTCTGACCGCGGACGGTGAAGCGACCACCGCGGAGCCCTTCCTCGTCTCCCCGCTGACCCTGACGCTGACCCCGACGGCGGTCAATCTGCCGCTGGAACGGACCGCGCCGTTCACTGCCCTGGTCGCCGGCGGCCCGTCGGCGCTGGTCTGGAGCGTGGCCGGCGGCGACGGCGGCGACGCGGTGCATGGCACCATCACCCAGGGGACCCCGGCAATCTACCAGGCGCCGGACACCCTGCCGCCGGAGCCGGTGGTGCGGGTCGCGGTGCGGGCGGTGGCCAACCCGGCGGTGCAGGCGATTGCCGAGGTGCGCCTGATCGACCCCGCGGGGGGCGTGCCGGACCTGCCGCTGACCCCGGCGGACCCGGCCCACTTCAGCGTGGAGCCCGAGATCTTCCAGCCCGTCTCCCGCACCCGGCTGATGGTCATGCTGCGCGAGGGGGCAAGCCTCGGCCCGGTGCTCACCGCGTCGGCCGCCGCCAACGCGCGGGTGGTGGGCGGCCTCCCGGCCATCGGCACGGCGTATATCGAGATCCCGGACAGCAACGATCACAGCGCGATCCGGGCCCTCGTGGCGACGCTGGCGGCGCTGCCGGCGGTCGAGGCGGTGGCCCACGATGCGCTGATCAGCGCCACGGCGCTGCCACCGGCCACGCCCGGCACGCTGAAGGTACTGCGTGAGAAACAGGTCTACGACTTCGCAACGGACTTCATTTGGGACTGGACCCTGGCCCCGTCCCGCGGCAACTGGGGGCTGGAATACGCCAACTTCCCGCAGGTCTGGAACCTGAAGGCGCATGTGGGCAAGTTCGACCGCCGCATCGAGGTCGGACTGTCGGATACCCGCACCTTTCGCATCCACCCGGACCTGAGCGGCACGGTGATTTGGGAGGGTGTGACCGACCAGACCGTCACCGAGGGCCACGGCAGCCATGTGGCCGGCACCATCGCCGCCACTTGGGGGGACGGCAAGGGGATCGACGGCGCCTCGCCGTTCGCGGTGATTGCCAGTCAGCCGAGCAACGGTGGCATCGGGATGGGCACCTGGGGGGCGTTCTTCACCAGCCTTGGGGACATGCTCTATGGGCAGATGCGCCGCCTCATCCACGCCCGCCCGGATGTGCGGGTGATCAACAGCAGCCAGGGCTACAACTGGAAGAAGAATGGCCGCAAGAACTGGACCTACGATGGCAACGGGGATGGTAACTACACCGACCCCGGTGACTACTATCTGCCGGCCCTGTTCTCCGGTCAGCCGGACCCCGCCGCCGGTGGTGAGATACGCTTGACCCGCGTGCCCTCGACGCCGGACAACAATCCGGTGATCCGCGCCTTTGTGGAGGCCCAGGGCAAGATCGCCCGGCGCGTGGCTTGGTGGGCGGACCCAACCCGTCATCCGGAGTCCGGCCGCAACGTGATGTTTGTGGTCTCCGCTGGCAATGACCGCTGGGACATCGCCGGCCAGCTCCACTCCGATCCGGCTCAGTTTGATGACCCGAACATTCCGGTCCGGGCCGCGCAATGGAATGTGATCAGCGCCCAGTACAACAGCCCCATGGCCTGGGCGGCCTACAACGGCGCGGGCAACGTCATTGTCGTTGAGGCCCTGGACAAGACCGATAACCGGGCAAACATCATTCGGGCCGAATTTTCCGGCATCGCCAATAACATGGTCGGTGCGCAGTTCTACTTCAGCGCCCCCGGCGTGGATGTGCTGAGCTCGGTGCCCCTGTGGGAGAAGCCGGACGGCACCTTTACCGATGAGGCGGCCACCGGCGCGAGCCGCTTCAGCGGCTATGCCGAGTACAGCGGCACCTCCATGGCCGCACCCCATGTCAGCGGTCTGGTCGCGTGGCTGCTGTCCGTCGACCCGGAACTCACCACCGCCCAGGTGCTGGAGTGTCTGCGCCAAACCAGCCGTGGCGGCGGTGGGGCGGCCCCGGCCATCGATGCCTTTGCTGCCATGGTCTACATCGACAGCATCCGCACCGCGGACCCCGGCAAGCGCAAGTGGGTGCAGAAGGCCCTGGTCAACATCGACGACGGCAGCCTGGACGGCAATGACCGGCTCGTCACCGCGGACGCCCACGGCAGCGGCATCGCGCCCCCCGCGGCGCCGACCTGGCGCATCGACCTGGCGGACTTCCGCCGCTTCCGCGATGCGCTGCTGCAGGTCCAGGCCCGCGGGGCCTTCCTGGACGGCCCGCTGGACAGCCTCAAGCGGGACCTGAACGGCGACCGCCTGATCCAGGCCCCGGCGTTGGAGAATGTCTACCCGCGCGTCGACTTCAACGGCGACGGCGTCGCGACCGCCGACGACCTGGCCGTCATGGCCGACCCGGACCTCTGGAACGACGCGCAGATCGACGACAGCGGCATGAACGCCGCGGCATTGCTCGCGGAGCTGACTGACCTCATCGATTCCGGCGACCTCAAGCTCGATCCCGGTACGCTGTTCGCCGGGGGCGGGATCGACCGCATCCACGTGACCGCAAAGGTCACGCTGGGGGGCGGCGTGACCAGGACCTGGCAGACGGACATCCTGCCCGAACACGTCGCCGGTGCCGCCGGCGATCTGCGCCGGGTGCTGACCGTCCCGTCCGGCAAGCCGGTGCGCATCCTGGCCGCCGGCTACCAGGGCGCGGTGCGGCGCTTCTTCGTGTTGCCGCCGGAGGCCACGACCACGCTCACCGTCGAGGCGGGTTCGGATCGGGAACTGCGGCTCGCGCAGGCCGATGTGCGGGTGTTCCCGGAGCAGATCGTCGGCCGTTACCAGACCAATCTGAACTTTGATCTGCGCTTTCAGATCGAGGGCGCATCGGTGGCGATGGACCCGGAGTTCTACCAGGTCGCCTTCACGGTGCCGCCGAACCTCGGGACCATCAGTGCGGCGTCGGTGAGCGCGGCGAGCAGTTTCAATCTCAGTACCGGCAGCACCCCGGGTCGGTACAGTTTCCAGGCGGTCGTCACCGATGCCGACGGCGAGTCGATCCTGCCGGCGGACCAGCCCGCGCTGACCGGCGCGGTGACCGTGCGCACCGCGGTGATTCGCGCACCGGCTGGGCTCGCGTTGGATAGCGTCGGCAACCTGTACGTCACCGACAGCGACGCCGGCACCCTGACCTTCATCCCGCCCGGCGGGGTCGGGCGCGTGATCCTGAGCGGCCTGGATCAGCCTGGCGACGTGGAGGTGGACAGTCGCGGGCGCTCGTTGCTGGTAGCCCAGGCGGAGGGCAAGGTCGGGCGCTATTACTTCGGCCTGACCGGCACGGTCAGGGACACCGCCGGCGCCCTGCTCACCGGTGCCTTGGTCCACGTGGAGACCCCGGCCGGCACCCTGCCGGGGGACGCGTCGCCCGAGAACGCCTTCCGTACCAACGACAACGGCGAGTTCCATGTGCCGGATCTGCTCGCCCCAGCCATGGGCGGTGGTGCCCCCACCGTGGTCGTGACGGTGAGCCATCGGGGTCAAACCAAGGCCTGGCCGGTGGCGTTGAATCCGGTCGGCCCGACCTTCGTCGAACTGGTCTTTACCGAGTAG
- a CDS encoding Ig-like domain-containing protein has product MHRPTARHPSTQRPGPRGWFAALGLVFGLLTLATPAAAEFLPVTDPAFKITQARPILDSRTQTFLLDVSVSNTGRTALPGQYRLVVASANKTALEPMGATAANEPFYGLLTGQGAAFAAGATHKRQLKFSGGRGQLVATLRLEREIPAPPPNQPPRADAGAAIAAVVPWDSSTVAVTLDGSGSTDPDGAVVAWRWTGAPDPGDVVNPTLPLAPGSHTFTLVVTDNQGQDSAPATVQITVTQAPPPSPPALTIVPNHNIAEGGTLEIPVSADDPDGGVVTLTAAPPLTNARFDATPGPVATGRLSFSPDYTQQGTHYLTFTARDPEGYTRTAAVRVEVSDTNRAPVLDLPATATVAEGGVLNVPISASDLDGDAVRITADALPVNAVFAAAAGVLTFAPDYDQAGEYRIDLTATDGKVTTGPATLTITVTDTQPGTGQARELVLQVAPVGSPTFQATQRVLGTVNAPGGLPPLPSPGAGVITGLVPTSAPQGATLDVQFSGAADGRYATAFVAGESRLEAGAGITVESLTVLASNLAVARIRIDPAANPGPRAPRIVTGGAVAVSVNAFTVEPGSTTITGLIRDPDSGAPVTAGTVALSGTNFQVALGADGRFTLTGMPPGTYQLIVNAPNRRFLSQTVETRIGLPVAVGALDAAATVFDPTSAPSISTLSILGRGLGDPATVLDPARLRGLITEALLLVGGDEAGVHDAYGNQLNPALTGDGLVSVTDTGITALTDALSRGEGLSLQALLYGLSAGFRWTGSGSPDLGEWLAGLQAEIDAAWQDPTAPGNALAVLVFNSGRTLLPQAPVLSPYTRLNALQSHLLLNSLFTYVHLRKNGLLGRLAGTMLAAQTTRYDPTIATDAPVLEQILLAQVLPASPPFPSANRPFTRFWRNFFTSKDGVIQGQIQVGMAEAAVSVMLGGMLMSSGSLLGTLAAPIFLAGPAIDEMHAAMINANVALHVPAAPLLTGLDLETQEDGTALVKAAFRRSTGDDPARPGRAFVYDLYRFQGDQVPELAARGRFDGGDDLLLVDPDPPDGTSFYSLRATRYQGVDPDVGGPGGDWWPASFAGAKSVFAFGARRLMSDFSAPRSLYVGPLDFSVTLDGIEVDPDPDRDIAYYSDAELGAFYQLIAPGSGVGTRGASRIRFVDAGFKASLRDGRLIVQAGLAIDSLGNLYAANPASEDAFGGRLFRFAQPDGARSFTGSINYFSQMLMFARPTLSGPMVIRRAADPVAEDLYIVDNSTMQIKRVPVNQPWDPFRRVGQIWATIPPDEHSAGRAIDMAFDGEGRLFLLDGWRVLRFTDGVPTLDALFEPE; this is encoded by the coding sequence ATGCACCGCCCCACCGCCCGCCACCCTTCGACGCAACGTCCTGGTCCCCGCGGGTGGTTCGCGGCGCTGGGCCTGGTATTCGGTCTGCTGACCCTGGCAACACCTGCCGCGGCCGAGTTCCTGCCGGTCACCGACCCGGCGTTTAAGATCACCCAGGCGCGGCCCATCCTGGACAGCCGCACCCAGACCTTTCTGCTCGATGTCTCGGTGTCCAACACCGGGCGCACCGCGTTGCCCGGTCAGTACCGGCTGGTGGTCGCGAGCGCGAACAAGACCGCGCTGGAACCGATGGGTGCCACCGCCGCCAACGAGCCCTTCTACGGCCTGCTGACCGGCCAGGGCGCGGCCTTCGCCGCTGGTGCCACGCACAAGCGCCAGCTCAAATTCAGCGGCGGGCGTGGGCAACTGGTGGCGACGCTGCGGTTGGAGCGGGAGATTCCGGCGCCGCCGCCAAACCAGCCGCCGCGGGCCGACGCCGGGGCTGCGATCGCAGCCGTCGTCCCCTGGGACAGCAGCACTGTCGCGGTGACCCTGGACGGCAGTGGGTCGACGGACCCGGATGGCGCAGTCGTCGCCTGGCGCTGGACCGGCGCGCCGGACCCCGGCGACGTCGTGAATCCGACCCTGCCCCTCGCGCCGGGCAGCCATACCTTCACGCTCGTCGTCACCGACAACCAAGGCCAGGACAGCGCCCCGGCGACCGTGCAGATCACCGTGACCCAGGCCCCGCCGCCGAGTCCGCCGGCCCTGACCATCGTGCCGAACCACAACATCGCGGAGGGCGGGACGCTGGAGATTCCGGTCAGCGCCGATGACCCGGACGGCGGCGTCGTGACCCTCACCGCGGCTCCGCCGTTGACCAATGCCCGCTTCGACGCGACCCCGGGTCCGGTCGCGACCGGCCGCCTGAGCTTCAGCCCGGACTACACCCAGCAGGGCACCCATTACCTGACGTTCACCGCCCGCGACCCGGAGGGCTACACCCGCACTGCCGCGGTGCGGGTAGAGGTCAGCGACACCAACCGGGCGCCGGTGCTGGACCTGCCCGCGACGGCGACGGTTGCCGAGGGTGGCGTATTGAACGTGCCGATCAGCGCCAGTGACCTCGATGGCGATGCGGTGCGCATCACCGCCGACGCGTTGCCGGTCAACGCCGTGTTCGCCGCGGCGGCGGGGGTGCTGACCTTCGCCCCGGACTATGATCAGGCCGGGGAGTACCGGATCGACCTCACCGCCACCGACGGCAAGGTGACCACCGGACCCGCGACCCTGACAATCACCGTCACCGATACCCAGCCCGGCACCGGCCAGGCCCGCGAATTGGTCCTGCAGGTGGCGCCGGTGGGATCGCCCACGTTCCAGGCCACCCAGCGGGTGCTCGGGACCGTGAACGCCCCCGGCGGCCTGCCGCCGCTGCCGTCGCCGGGGGCCGGCGTCATCACCGGCCTGGTGCCGACCAGTGCACCCCAGGGCGCGACCCTGGACGTCCAGTTCTCCGGCGCCGCGGACGGCCGCTACGCGACCGCCTTCGTCGCCGGCGAGAGCCGGCTGGAGGCCGGCGCCGGCATCACCGTGGAATCCCTGACGGTGCTGGCGTCGAACCTGGCGGTCGCCCGCATCCGGATCGACCCGGCTGCCAACCCCGGACCACGTGCGCCGCGCATCGTCACCGGTGGCGCGGTCGCGGTGTCGGTGAACGCCTTCACGGTGGAGCCCGGCAGCACGACCATCACCGGCCTGATCCGCGACCCCGATAGCGGCGCGCCGGTCACTGCCGGTACCGTGGCCCTGTCCGGGACGAACTTCCAGGTCGCCCTGGGCGCCGACGGGCGGTTCACGCTGACCGGCATGCCGCCCGGCACCTACCAGCTCATCGTCAACGCCCCGAACCGGCGGTTCCTGAGCCAGACCGTGGAGACCCGGATCGGCCTGCCGGTGGCCGTCGGTGCCCTGGACGCCGCGGCCACCGTGTTCGACCCGACCTCGGCGCCGTCCATTAGCACCCTCAGCATCCTCGGGCGCGGGCTCGGCGACCCGGCGACGGTCCTCGACCCGGCCCGGCTGCGTGGCCTGATCACCGAGGCCCTGCTGCTGGTCGGCGGCGACGAGGCCGGCGTGCACGACGCCTACGGCAACCAGTTGAACCCCGCACTCACCGGCGATGGCCTGGTGTCCGTCACCGACACCGGGATCACCGCACTGACCGATGCGCTCAGCCGCGGCGAGGGCCTGTCCCTGCAGGCGCTGCTATACGGCCTGTCCGCCGGCTTCCGCTGGACCGGCAGCGGGTCGCCGGACCTCGGCGAATGGCTCGCCGGCCTGCAGGCGGAGATCGACGCCGCCTGGCAGGATCCGACCGCGCCCGGCAATGCCCTGGCGGTGCTGGTCTTCAACAGCGGGCGCACGCTGCTGCCGCAGGCCCCGGTGTTGTCGCCCTACACCCGGCTGAACGCGTTGCAGTCGCACCTGCTGCTGAACAGCCTGTTCACCTATGTCCACCTGCGCAAGAACGGTCTGCTCGGCCGCTTGGCCGGGACCATGCTCGCGGCGCAGACCACCCGCTACGATCCGACCATTGCGACGGACGCGCCTGTGCTCGAGCAGATTCTGCTCGCGCAGGTGCTGCCCGCGTCACCGCCGTTCCCGTCCGCCAATCGGCCCTTCACCCGCTTCTGGCGCAACTTCTTCACCTCCAAGGACGGCGTGATCCAGGGCCAGATTCAGGTCGGCATGGCCGAGGCGGCGGTGTCGGTGATGCTGGGCGGCATGCTGATGTCCAGCGGCTCGCTGCTCGGCACGCTGGCCGCGCCGATATTCCTGGCCGGCCCGGCCATCGACGAGATGCATGCGGCGATGATCAACGCCAATGTCGCGCTCCATGTCCCGGCTGCACCGCTGCTGACCGGGCTCGACCTGGAGACCCAGGAGGACGGCACCGCGCTGGTCAAGGCCGCCTTCCGGCGCAGCACCGGCGACGACCCCGCCCGGCCCGGTCGGGCCTTCGTCTACGATCTCTATCGGTTCCAGGGTGACCAGGTGCCGGAACTGGCGGCCCGCGGTCGCTTCGACGGCGGCGACGATCTGCTGCTGGTGGACCCGGACCCGCCGGACGGCACCAGCTTCTATTCCCTGCGGGCGACTCGCTACCAAGGCGTCGACCCGGACGTCGGCGGACCGGGCGGGGACTGGTGGCCAGCCAGCTTCGCCGGCGCCAAGTCCGTATTCGCCTTCGGGGCGCGTCGCCTGATGAGCGACTTCTCGGCGCCGCGGTCCCTCTACGTGGGGCCACTGGACTTCTCGGTGACCCTGGACGGCATCGAGGTGGACCCGGACCCGGATCGGGACATCGCCTACTACAGCGATGCCGAACTCGGCGCATTCTACCAGTTGATTGCCCCCGGCAGTGGCGTCGGCACCCGCGGGGCGAGCCGCATCCGCTTTGTCGACGCCGGCTTCAAGGCCTCGCTGCGCGACGGGCGCCTGATCGTCCAGGCGGGGCTCGCCATCGACAGCCTCGGCAACCTCTATGCGGCCAACCCGGCCTCGGAGGACGCCTTCGGCGGGCGCCTGTTCCGCTTCGCGCAACCCGACGGGGCGCGGAGCTTCACCGGCAGCATCAACTACTTCAGCCAGATGCTGATGTTCGCGCGGCCGACCCTGTCCGGGCCGATGGTGATCCGGCGCGCCGCCGATCCGGTCGCGGAGGATCTCTACATCGTCGACAACTCGACCATGCAGATCAAACGGGTGCCGGTCAACCAGCCCTGGGACCCGTTCCGGCGGGTCGGCCAGATCTGGGCGACGATCCCGCCCGACGAGCACTCCGCCGGGCGGGCCATCGACATGGCCTTTGACGGCGAGGGCCGTTTGTTCCTGCTGGACGGCTGGCGCGTGCTGCGTTTCACCGACGGCGTGCCGACCCTCGACGCCCTGTTCGAGCCGGAGTAA